A genomic window from Synechococcus sp. WH 8016 includes:
- a CDS encoding aldo/keto reductase — MQYASLSNGDQMPLLGLGTWKSESRQVYAAVREAIKIGYRHIDCASVYGNEKEVGDAIRDAIQNHEVTRSELWITSKLWSNCHGKDRVEAALNQSIQNLGVDYLNLYLIHWPVSIKPEKPFAESVDDLLSPEQSPIGETWEAMESACEKGLTRHIGVSNFSIQKLQKLISSCKQKPEVNQVEHHPLLQQQALLEYCASEGILITAYSPLGSMDRPEAFKVKDAPVVLENPVIRSIAETRGCSPAQVVLAWDVQRGISAIPKSVKPSRLLENLQAAEIKLSTSELQTMEALDQNIRLVNGSFWVMEGGPWTLQSLWDTP, encoded by the coding sequence ATGCAATATGCATCCCTATCCAACGGCGACCAGATGCCGTTGTTGGGCTTAGGAACGTGGAAGTCCGAATCAAGACAGGTTTATGCGGCCGTACGGGAAGCGATCAAGATTGGATATCGCCACATTGATTGCGCGAGCGTTTATGGCAATGAAAAGGAAGTTGGTGATGCGATTCGGGATGCCATCCAGAATCATGAGGTCACAAGATCTGAGCTTTGGATTACATCCAAGCTTTGGTCTAACTGCCATGGGAAAGATCGCGTTGAGGCGGCACTGAACCAATCCATTCAGAATCTCGGCGTGGACTATCTGAATCTTTACCTGATTCATTGGCCGGTGAGCATCAAGCCAGAGAAACCGTTTGCAGAATCGGTTGATGATCTGCTCTCACCGGAACAAAGTCCGATCGGCGAAACATGGGAGGCGATGGAATCAGCATGCGAAAAAGGCCTGACAAGACATATTGGTGTCAGCAACTTTTCGATTCAAAAGTTGCAAAAACTGATCTCCTCTTGCAAACAAAAACCAGAGGTGAATCAAGTAGAGCACCATCCCCTTTTGCAACAGCAAGCACTCTTGGAGTACTGCGCATCGGAAGGGATTCTGATCACCGCCTATTCCCCACTCGGGTCCATGGACCGGCCCGAAGCCTTCAAAGTGAAGGATGCGCCGGTTGTGCTCGAGAATCCCGTCATTCGCTCGATTGCAGAAACGCGTGGCTGCTCGCCGGCCCAGGTGGTGCTGGCATGGGATGTGCAACGGGGCATCTCAGCCATTCCCAAGTCGGTCAAGCCGTCACGGTTGCTTGAAAACCTGCAAGCGGCGGAGATCAAACTCAGCACCAGCGAGTTGCAAACGATGGAAGCGCTCGATCAAAACATCCGCCTGGTGAACGGATCGTTTTGGGTGATGGAGGGAGGTCCCTGGACACTTCAATCGCTGTGGGATACCCCTTAA
- a CDS encoding potassium channel family protein, which translates to MKSDRAKRRYREKIYELLLALCLVVLVSFAFPRLSWIGPLGYALIALLLTQLVMIRKTSLSVGDRLYQLLGLGALLALLLWQITPVRWVVSGVPLVLSWSLLVGWSVIRLVERLSLERRVTSGLLMGAAAGYLLLGLTAGLVMSAVETIQPGSFEPLNILQESANGADVSVLVSMDAFSQINYFAFICLTTVGFGDIQPVLPISRMLAVITGIIGPLYLAVVMGVLIGRYTNQVEEKEIFEHDDRR; encoded by the coding sequence ATGAAATCAGACCGAGCGAAGCGCCGCTATCGAGAAAAAATTTATGAGCTGCTGCTAGCCCTCTGCTTAGTGGTGTTGGTCAGCTTTGCTTTTCCGCGCTTGAGCTGGATCGGCCCCCTGGGCTACGCCTTGATCGCCTTGCTGCTCACGCAATTGGTGATGATCCGCAAGACGTCGCTCAGCGTGGGAGACCGCCTGTACCAACTCCTAGGTCTTGGAGCTCTCCTTGCCCTGCTCCTGTGGCAAATCACGCCTGTGCGCTGGGTGGTAAGCGGCGTTCCCCTTGTGCTCAGCTGGAGTTTGCTGGTGGGATGGAGCGTGATCCGCTTGGTGGAGCGGCTCTCCCTGGAACGAAGAGTCACCTCTGGATTGTTGATGGGCGCTGCCGCTGGCTATCTGCTCTTAGGCCTGACGGCGGGTTTGGTGATGAGTGCGGTGGAAACCATCCAGCCGGGCAGTTTCGAACCGCTCAACATCCTTCAAGAATCCGCCAACGGGGCTGACGTCAGCGTGCTGGTCTCGATGGACGCCTTCTCCCAGATCAACTATTTCGCCTTCATTTGCTTAACCACGGTGGGCTTTGGTGACATCCAACCCGTGCTGCCCATCTCGCGGATGCTGGCCGTGATCACAGGAATTATCGGACCGCTCTATTTAGCCGTGGTGATGGGAGTCCTGATCGGTCGCTACACCAACCAAGTGGAAGAGAAAGAGATCTTTGAACACGACGATCGACGCTGA
- the ftsH gene encoding ATP-dependent zinc metalloprotease FtsH, which translates to MAIREDDNRPNRRFGIINIVLIGFGVLLLLSSFIPNQGMQQVPRVPYSLFIDQVNDGAVKRAFITQDQIRYELSEVEEGAPSVLATTPIFDMDLPQRLESKGVEFAAAPPKKPNIFTTILSWVVPPLIFILVLQFFARRSMGGGGAQGALNFTKSKAKVYVPDEQSRVTFADVAGVDEAKDELNEIVDFLKTPERYTDIGARIPKGVLLVGPPGTGKTLLSKAVAGEAGVPFFIISGSEFVELFVGAGAARVRDLFEQAKKNAPCIIFIDELDAIGKSRSGSMGVVGGNDEREQTLNQLLTEMDGFASKDKPVIVLAATNQPEVLDAALLRPGRFDRQVLVDRPDLSGRKTILDIYAKKVKLAEEVDLDKIAQATSGFAGADLANLVNEAALLAARNYKKEVVQGDLNEAIERVVAGLEKKSRVMQDDEKKVVAYHEVGHAIVGHLMPGGSKVAKISIVPRGMSALGYTLQLPTEERFLNSREDLEGQIATLLGGRSAEEIVFGKITTGAANDLQRATDIAEQMVGTYGMSDTLGPLAYDKQGGGRFLGGNNNPRRAVSDATAQAIDREVRGLVDRAHDQALAILRQNMALLETISQKILEKEVIEGDDLREMLSASVMPEEHSVAA; encoded by the coding sequence ATGGCGATTCGAGAAGACGACAATCGCCCTAATCGGCGCTTCGGGATCATCAACATTGTTTTGATTGGCTTCGGAGTGTTGTTGTTGCTCAGCAGCTTCATTCCCAATCAAGGGATGCAGCAGGTGCCTCGGGTGCCTTACTCCCTGTTTATCGATCAGGTCAACGATGGAGCGGTTAAGCGCGCCTTCATCACCCAAGATCAAATTCGTTACGAGCTCAGTGAGGTGGAGGAAGGGGCCCCTTCCGTGCTCGCCACCACGCCGATCTTTGACATGGATCTGCCTCAGCGCCTTGAAAGCAAAGGCGTTGAGTTTGCTGCCGCGCCGCCGAAAAAGCCCAATATCTTCACCACCATTTTGAGCTGGGTGGTCCCGCCGCTGATTTTCATCCTGGTGCTGCAGTTCTTCGCCCGTCGCTCCATGGGTGGTGGCGGTGCGCAAGGTGCGCTGAATTTCACCAAGAGCAAGGCCAAGGTGTACGTGCCTGATGAGCAATCCCGGGTCACCTTTGCCGACGTGGCAGGTGTGGATGAAGCCAAGGATGAGCTCAATGAAATTGTTGACTTCTTAAAAACACCCGAGCGCTACACCGATATCGGCGCCCGCATTCCCAAAGGTGTGTTGCTGGTGGGCCCTCCAGGTACGGGAAAAACACTCTTGTCCAAAGCCGTTGCCGGTGAAGCAGGGGTGCCCTTCTTCATTATCAGTGGTTCCGAATTTGTAGAACTGTTTGTGGGAGCTGGCGCCGCGCGCGTTCGCGACCTGTTCGAACAGGCCAAAAAGAATGCTCCCTGCATCATCTTTATTGATGAGTTGGATGCGATTGGTAAGAGCCGTTCGGGCTCGATGGGTGTGGTTGGCGGTAACGACGAACGCGAACAAACGCTCAATCAATTGCTCACCGAAATGGATGGCTTTGCCTCCAAAGACAAGCCGGTGATTGTGTTGGCTGCCACCAACCAACCTGAAGTTCTTGATGCTGCACTGCTGCGCCCAGGTCGATTCGACCGTCAGGTGCTTGTGGACCGCCCGGATCTCTCTGGCCGCAAAACGATTCTCGATATCTACGCCAAAAAAGTAAAACTTGCTGAAGAGGTTGATTTAGACAAAATTGCTCAAGCCACCAGTGGTTTTGCGGGCGCTGATCTTGCCAATTTGGTGAACGAAGCAGCCCTCTTGGCGGCCCGTAATTACAAGAAAGAAGTTGTCCAGGGCGATCTCAATGAAGCCATTGAGCGCGTTGTTGCCGGCCTCGAGAAAAAGAGCCGGGTAATGCAAGACGACGAGAAAAAGGTTGTGGCTTATCACGAGGTTGGTCACGCGATCGTGGGTCACCTCATGCCTGGTGGCAGCAAAGTGGCCAAAATTTCGATCGTGCCCCGCGGCATGAGTGCCCTGGGCTACACCCTGCAACTTCCTACGGAAGAGCGCTTCCTCAACTCTCGCGAAGATCTAGAAGGGCAGATTGCCACTCTCTTGGGCGGCCGCTCTGCTGAGGAAATTGTCTTCGGAAAGATCACCACGGGAGCTGCTAATGACTTGCAGCGCGCCACCGACATCGCTGAGCAGATGGTGGGCACCTACGGCATGAGCGACACGCTTGGACCGCTTGCGTATGACAAGCAAGGTGGTGGCCGTTTCCTTGGCGGCAACAACAATCCTCGCCGTGCGGTGAGTGATGCCACAGCGCAGGCGATCGATCGCGAAGTGCGGGGCCTTGTGGATCGTGCTCACGATCAAGCCCTGGCGATCCTTCGTCAAAACATGGCGCTGCTCGAAACGATCTCCCAGAAAATTCTTGAAAAAGAAGTGATCGAAGGGGATGACCTCAGAGAAATGCTGTCGGCCAGCGTGATGCCCGAGGAGCATTCCGTTGCTGCCTAA
- the argF gene encoding ornithine carbamoyltransferase, producing the protein MDKGVAAVLTSLSGRDYLSSADVSADETQALLDLARQLKSGDRRIDLGNRVLGLIFTKASTRTRVSFQVAMARLGGQTVDLNPQVTQLGRGEPLEDTARVLSRFCDALAVRTFAQQELVDYAYWASIPVINALTDLEHPCQALADFLTMQEAFGDLQGQTLAYVGDGNNVAHSLMLCGALLGVNVRIGCPDGFEPLPGVLDQARALAVSGAQIEVTSDPVAAVRGAQALYTDVWASMGQEEEQAEREQAFKGFCLDEALLSEADPKAIVLHCLPAHRDEEISAGVMEGASSRIFDQAENRLHAQQALLAVLLGGL; encoded by the coding sequence ATGGATAAGGGCGTTGCTGCTGTTCTCACCTCCCTGAGCGGGCGTGATTACCTGTCGTCTGCGGACGTTTCGGCGGATGAAACCCAGGCTCTGCTCGACCTTGCGCGCCAACTCAAATCTGGTGACCGTCGCATCGATCTCGGCAATCGCGTGCTGGGGTTGATCTTCACCAAAGCGTCCACGCGCACCAGGGTGAGCTTTCAAGTAGCAATGGCCCGCCTCGGTGGTCAAACCGTTGATCTCAATCCCCAGGTCACCCAGCTCGGTCGTGGTGAACCCTTGGAAGATACGGCCAGGGTTTTGAGTCGGTTTTGTGACGCTCTCGCTGTGCGCACCTTTGCCCAACAGGAGCTCGTGGATTACGCCTACTGGGCTTCGATTCCGGTGATCAATGCCCTCACGGACCTCGAACATCCCTGTCAGGCCTTAGCTGATTTCCTCACGATGCAGGAGGCCTTTGGCGATCTGCAAGGTCAAACCCTGGCCTATGTCGGGGATGGAAACAATGTGGCCCACTCCTTGATGCTCTGCGGTGCTCTTTTGGGCGTGAATGTGCGCATCGGTTGTCCCGATGGATTTGAGCCCCTTCCTGGGGTGCTGGATCAAGCCCGTGCTCTTGCCGTGTCTGGAGCGCAGATTGAGGTCACCAGTGATCCAGTGGCGGCGGTGCGCGGTGCCCAGGCGCTGTACACGGATGTATGGGCCTCGATGGGCCAGGAGGAGGAACAAGCGGAGCGCGAGCAGGCGTTTAAAGGGTTTTGCTTGGATGAGGCCCTGCTCTCAGAAGCGGATCCCAAAGCGATTGTTCTGCATTGTTTGCCTGCCCATCGCGATGAGGAGATCAGTGCCGGGGTGATGGAGGGTGCCTCCAGCCGGATCTTTGACCAGGCGGAGAATCGTCTGCATGCCCAGCAGGCTCTCCTCGCCGTGTTGCTTGGTGGTTTGTGA
- a CDS encoding carboxylesterase, whose amino-acid sequence MSASPQAFSLPGGAVTVVLIHGFTGSPSEMQLLAQALNSEGYGVEVPLLMGHGTKLTDLMGVHPQQWIDPLDALITRLLSEGQRVVVGGLSLGSILSLQLALRYPQIKALLLYSPPIRSGDPRRFLAPLLIRFTQSLPKPASDFFDPIAAERLWSYDRYPVATSARVLDLISCTRKQLTQVQQPLLAIASRRDKVISSSGIELLMRNVQSSPRELCWLERSSHAITVDAEWTVVRDLSLDFLRKIFSTST is encoded by the coding sequence GTGAGCGCATCGCCCCAGGCGTTTTCACTGCCTGGTGGGGCCGTGACGGTGGTTCTCATCCATGGGTTTACCGGCTCACCCTCCGAGATGCAGCTCCTCGCGCAGGCCTTGAATTCTGAGGGCTATGGCGTTGAGGTTCCCCTGCTCATGGGGCATGGAACCAAGCTCACGGATCTGATGGGGGTGCACCCGCAGCAGTGGATCGACCCTCTTGATGCCTTGATCACGCGCCTGTTGTCAGAGGGGCAGAGAGTGGTGGTGGGGGGACTGTCGTTGGGCTCGATTTTGAGCCTGCAACTGGCGTTGCGTTACCCGCAAATCAAGGCTCTTTTGCTGTACTCACCCCCCATTCGCAGCGGAGACCCCCGCCGCTTTTTGGCCCCTTTGCTGATCCGATTCACGCAATCGTTGCCAAAGCCCGCCTCTGATTTCTTTGATCCGATCGCGGCAGAGCGGCTTTGGTCTTACGACCGCTATCCCGTGGCCACCAGTGCTCGCGTGCTCGATCTCATCTCCTGCACGCGCAAGCAGCTCACCCAGGTTCAGCAACCGCTGCTGGCGATTGCCAGTCGTCGCGACAAGGTGATTTCATCCAGTGGCATAGAGCTGTTGATGCGCAATGTGCAGTCCTCTCCTCGAGAGCTTTGCTGGTTAGAGCGCAGTAGTCATGCGATCACGGTGGATGCTGAATGGACGGTGGTCCGTGATCTCAGTCTCGACTTTCTACGTAAGATTTTTTCAACGTCAACTTGA
- the lexA gene encoding transcriptional repressor LexA — MPVTTGSPEPLTTAQQELYDWLSDYIGSHRHSPSIRQMMQAMGLRSPAPVQSRLRHLQQKGWLTWQEGQARTLQLLGDVASGIPVLGAVAAGGLVETFDDVQEHLDLAPVLETRGLFALTVNGDSMVDAHIADGDVVLMGPVQEPGRLRQGTIVSALVAGSGTTLKHFHLDGSLVRLEAANPAYAPIELPAEQVQVQGKLMAVWRQV; from the coding sequence ATCCCGGTGACCACTGGATCCCCCGAGCCGCTCACCACTGCTCAGCAGGAGCTTTACGACTGGCTGTCGGACTACATCGGTAGCCATCGCCACAGCCCCTCTATTCGTCAGATGATGCAGGCGATGGGGCTGCGTTCCCCCGCTCCTGTGCAAAGTCGATTGCGCCATTTGCAGCAGAAGGGATGGCTCACTTGGCAGGAGGGACAAGCGCGCACCTTGCAATTGTTGGGGGATGTGGCGTCGGGTATTCCGGTGCTTGGCGCTGTAGCGGCAGGTGGTTTGGTGGAAACCTTCGACGATGTGCAGGAACACCTTGATCTGGCTCCCGTGCTCGAAACCCGGGGCTTGTTTGCCCTCACCGTGAATGGTGATTCGATGGTGGATGCCCACATCGCCGATGGTGATGTGGTGCTGATGGGACCTGTGCAAGAGCCGGGTCGCTTGCGTCAGGGCACGATCGTGAGTGCTTTGGTGGCAGGGAGTGGCACCACCCTTAAGCATTTCCATCTCGATGGCAGTTTGGTGCGCTTGGAAGCGGCGAATCCTGCCTATGCCCCCATTGAGTTACCAGCGGAGCAGGTGCAGGTTCAAGGCAAATTAATGGCGGTGTGGCGCCAGGTTTGA
- a CDS encoding DUF3303 domain-containing protein encodes MQMYLADCIFPDIEGQLAAYKSFCELWDSGEMAKADSFPGFEMLFRVHAPGAGRVTCLFKAESDAQIFEHFAPWRAQYGIEMDFTPVIGCQDVVDHHKKLFAKMA; translated from the coding sequence ATGCAAATGTATCTCGCGGACTGCATTTTTCCGGATATAGAAGGTCAGCTCGCTGCCTATAAAAGTTTTTGTGAATTATGGGATTCAGGGGAGATGGCAAAGGCCGATAGCTTCCCTGGCTTTGAGATGCTGTTTCGCGTCCATGCTCCAGGCGCTGGTCGGGTGACCTGTTTATTTAAAGCCGAAAGCGACGCACAGATTTTTGAACATTTCGCTCCTTGGCGCGCTCAATACGGCATTGAGATGGACTTCACTCCTGTGATCGGTTGCCAAGACGTTGTGGACCATCACAAAAAGCTGTTCGCAAAAATGGCCTAA
- a CDS encoding cupin domain-containing protein: MSGPALASPKPVVEELFTANRTLGGNVVAYPEGTPEMRVYRLTLPVGAKIPLHIHPAPVVVMVEQGELSNVRIVNGAEETDTIKAGDGFLEGHPEEPHYVINRGTEPAISLVTFASVEGMPNTVPVQ; this comes from the coding sequence TTGTCGGGCCCTGCCCTGGCATCACCCAAGCCAGTGGTCGAGGAGCTGTTCACAGCAAATCGAACCCTCGGCGGCAACGTTGTCGCCTATCCCGAGGGAACGCCAGAGATGCGGGTCTATCGGCTCACGCTTCCTGTTGGGGCCAAAATTCCTTTGCACATCCATCCTGCACCCGTTGTCGTGATGGTGGAGCAGGGAGAACTCAGCAATGTGCGGATCGTCAATGGTGCGGAGGAGACCGACACCATTAAGGCCGGAGACGGCTTCCTTGAAGGTCACCCGGAAGAGCCGCACTACGTGATCAACAGAGGGACTGAACCAGCCATCAGCCTGGTGACGTTTGCCAGCGTGGAGGGAATGCCCAACACGGTTCCTGTTCAATGA
- a CDS encoding tautomerase family protein encodes MPLITINITEGMPEEAIDQLQETIHSCFVSAWGIPENGGFYIINERPRSRMKISREMWGIKRSEDPPLLLQITSSPRSKALKVELFRMLAEALEKQGIHKEDLFISISPTQREDWSFGNGVAQLLQIEEGQAT; translated from the coding sequence ATGCCACTCATCACGATTAATATCACAGAGGGAATGCCTGAAGAGGCGATAGATCAGCTTCAAGAAACCATTCATTCTTGCTTTGTGAGCGCATGGGGAATCCCAGAGAATGGAGGCTTTTATATTATTAATGAACGTCCAAGATCACGTATGAAGATTAGTCGTGAGATGTGGGGGATCAAACGATCGGAGGATCCACCCCTGCTTCTTCAAATCACATCTTCGCCCAGGAGCAAAGCCTTAAAAGTGGAGTTGTTCCGCATGCTTGCGGAAGCGCTGGAGAAACAAGGCATTCATAAAGAAGACCTCTTCATCAGTATTAGTCCGACACAACGCGAAGACTGGTCGTTTGGGAATGGAGTTGCCCAGTTGCTACAGATAGAAGAAGGTCAAGCCACTTAA